The Maridesulfovibrio salexigens DSM 2638 region AGTCCTTCTTATCACTGTCCCCGGCTCTGAAACCGAGGAAAAAGCGATTGAAATGGGGCTCAATGTTAAAACCATTGAACTCAATTCCGCTCACCCGCATAAACTCATCAAAGCCTGTGCTCAAGTATACTCGCTGATCAAAAAGTACAAACCGCAAGTGGTAAACTGCCATCGCGGTGAAGCTTTCTTCTGGTGGGGAATCCTGCGCAAAATGGGTATGGGTTACAAGCTGGTCAGGACCAGAGGTGACCAGCGGCTACCTAAAAGCGACTTCTTCAACCGCTACCTGCATTCCAAAGTAGCTGATGCAGTTGTGGTAACCAATAAAAGAATGGCCGACCATTTTCTAAATAAAATGGAACTGGCTGAAAACCGTCTGTGGTTAATCCATGGCGGTGTAGACAGTGATAAATTCTGCTTCGATCCCGAAGGTCGCCAGCAGGTAAGAGAAAAATACGGATTCAGCGAAGACGATGTTGTCATCGGCATGCTTGGCCGGTTCGACCGGGTTAAAGGTCAGAAGGAACTCATCGAGGCTCTGGCTAAAACCCGCAACAACGTTCATGGCAAGAGCATCAAGCTATTCCTGATAGGCTTCCCAACAGCGACCAGCAAGCATGAAGTTGATACTTGGCTCACAAGTAACGGACTGACCGATATCACAGCTATCAGTGGAAAATGCGAAGACGTAACCGCCTGCATTTCAGCTATGGATATCGGGGTAATCGCATCACTCTGGTCTGAGACCATTGCCCGTGCTGCGCTAGAAATCATGGCCTGCGAAATACCGTTGATCTCAACATCAGTAGGTGTAATGCCTGACCTTCTGCCGAAGGAAGCACTCGTCCCCCCACAGGATGTCAACCAGCTTTCACTCAAGCTGACCGAAGCAATCAACGACCCTGAATTCAGGGAAAAACTTCTCACAGAACACAAAAGAACAATGTCCCAGCTATCAGGAGAAGACTTTCTGAAAAGGACTATGACTCTATATCAAGGCATATTGTGATGCCTTCCCCTGCCCCCATCCCTTTCAAAATCTTACGGTTTACTTCGTAAGTAGTTTCCAACAAGATACTTTCAAAAAAAGTCCGCAATATCTTTCATGATATTGCGGACTTTTTTGAAAATTACCTAGCCAAGCTACTTGCGAAACTTAATAAAAAAGTTTGGGATCCTTAACCCCTTCCCAAAGGATTTAAGCCCCCAGACAGGGTACCCGAAGGGCCGCCGGAGGCAAATATTATTCAGGTCCAAAAGTAGAACGTATTTTTTCAAGCTGCCGGGAGACTTCGTAAATCGTCCGGGCGTAGACCATGGAATGGTTATAGCGGTAGATCACTTTGAGTTTCTTTTTCTTGCTCAGGGAATTTTTCCAGCCATGACGTTTCAGAAAACTTGCCATGCTGAAAAGGGCATCCTCGCGACTGAAAAGGTCGATGCGCCCATCCTTGTCGCCATCTACAGCGTAGTGGATAGCGGTGCTGGGCATGAACTGACAAATCCCAAAAGCTCCATAAGGAGAGCCGGGAATCTCTGTGGGGACAATGGAGTTTTCAGAAGAGAACTTCAGTAGCGCGGAAAGCTCACGGTAAGCCCAGTCAGCCTTTTTCTTAGTCCGTTTTTTAAGCCAAACCAGATCTTTTTCTTCCAGTTTTTCGTAGCCGAGTTTATCAAAAAATTTTAGTGGGTCAGGGCTTGCGGCCATGTTAGCAAGATTGCTGAAAGCAGGAGCATCACCAAGGGTAAACCCAAGCTTGGTCTCGACCAGTAAAAGCGCAACCAACACCGATGGCGCTACACCGTACTCTTTATCAATTTCCTGAAGCAGAGTGTAATGCTCACGAAGATAAGAGTATCCGCCGGCCAACATGATCGGACCGACATACCTTTCATCAAATTCCTTTTCACGGGCAACTTTTTTGGCTGGCGGCTCAAATCTCCGCTTAAGTAAAACCCGCATCTTACGAGCCATCATAGCCGAGTCATAGTCCAACGAACTAACGGAAAAGACAGTATCAACGTACTCACGGTTGAATCCATCAGCCACTAGTCTGTCTTTCAGCTCGTCCCAGCTATGCGAATCGCCAGCGTAGACAAAACCGCTGCTTCCAAGAAATATAATAAGAAAAAGTACTGCCAGTTTCCTGAACATTTTACCGTCTAACTCCGTTAAAGCCTGTTCATGGGCACATTAGCCATTTCTTCTTCAAAATCGTCGTCTATGTATTCCGAATAATCAGCTACATTGAATTTACTGCCGCAGGACCCGCAGCGTAAAAATACACCGCGTCACTCGCGGTGTGTGTACAGGTCTCCGCCACACTTACTGCAACGACTATCGTGATCAGACTTATTGTCATTCTTCTTATTAAAAAGGCTACGCCCTCTAAACATCTTTTCCTCCGCTCATCAGCAATATAAATTTCATCAAAGCTTTCTGTCCACAACAAAAATCCGGCAGACTGCCTGCTGGCAATCTGCCGGATAAAATCAATCAAATCAGATTATACTGATCCCGGTCCTTAATTAGTCTTAAGAGAGGGATTCATGTCTCCCATGGCAACGTAGAGCTTGGCGAGGGCAACCTGATAGTCAGACAGAGCCTGAATCAGCTGGGCTTCACTGTCGCTCAAGCGGGACTGAGCGTTAAGCACTTCGTTGTTGGTGCTGACCTGAGCCTGATAACGGGCCATAGCCATTCTGTAACCTTCACGGCCTGCTTCAACAGACTTGCGGCCCACACCGATACGGTCGGCAGCAGCTTTGAGGCTGAGCAACTGATCCTTAATTTCGTAGGAAGCCTCAAGGCGGGTATTATCAAACTCAGCCTTGATTTTCTTTACGTTGTCTTCAGCGCGCTTGGTGTCGTAGTATGTCTGACCCCAGCTGAAAACTTCCCAGTTCAGATTAGCGCCCACATTCCAGGAATCGGGACGATTGCGGTAATTGTATTTGTTTGTGCTGACAGAAGGATCACCACCTTCACTGCTGTAGTTAAAGTCAGCAGTAATATCAGGATAGAAACCGCTCTCTGCGATGGTCACATCTTCTTCTGAAATTTCAACAGCTTTACGGGCAATCTTCAGGTCAGGACGTCCCTTGTCAGCTTTTTCGATGCACTGATCAAGAGTCATGGAAAACGACAGATAGGTTAACTCACCGGAGTAATCCACCTTTTTCTCGATGGGCAGATTGAGCAAAGTATTCAACCTTGCAGCCCTTGAATCAACAGTGTTCTTGGCAATGAGCAGATCCTGCTCTGCGTTTGCAAGTTCAACTTCGGCCTGCAACACGTCAACTCTCGGACGAAGACCGACCTGATAGAAGGCCTGAATAACATCAAGCTGGGATTGCAGACGGGCAACAGAGTCCTGCTTACTTTTAACTTCCATGCGGCCCTGCAGCAAGGTCAGGAAAGAAGTCTGAATATTGCTGATCAGAGTAAGTTCAGCATTGTAAAGGCTGGCCTCGGTTGAAGCACGCTGCAACTTGGTTTTCTGGTACTTGGAAAGCAGCTCGAAACCTTTAAAGACAGGCTGGCTGACATTAATTGAAAAAGCCCACTTGTCCTGGTAGCCCGCAGGAGTATCTCCTGAACGAGGCGTATCATCAAAGTGAGTGTAACCGTATTTGGCAGTAACAGGCCCACCGAAGGCTCCGCGCTGTCTCTTTACATCGCTTTCAGCCGCAAGCAGATCTTTACGAGCTGCAATGATGGACGGATTCTGTTTCAGTCCAAGCTTTACGCACTCCTCAAGGGTCAGCTTCATCTCAGCACCGACAGCGTCATCAGTGACAGCCTGCGGAACCTGCATTGTAGCCTCTTCCATAGAGACCGGCGCTTTTGCTTCACCAAGGGTGTTTTCTCCCTGATCCTGCGCATAAGCAAAGGACACTGATGACAGCATGAAAATCAAAACTAATAAAAACGGAACATTGCGTTTCATTCTACACATCCTGAACGTGTGGTTATTATCTTTGGAAGAATTAATATACAAAAATCAAAATCTATATAGATGTTCCAGCGGAAGGAATCAAGTGTCAATTTTGTTTTAAACACTAGGAAACAGCCGCACAATCGGTTTTATCCCCCTGCAACTTATCCACCGTGTGTTTCAGAGCGGGAAGTACAGCTTCAAGACTTTCACGCACAGCTTTAGGACTACCGGGGAAATTTACAACCACACTTTCCCCCAGTGTTCCGGCAACAGCACGCGAAATCATAGCATGGGGAGTTTTTTCCAATCCCGTGGCAGTAATAGCCCTTTCGAATCCCGGCAACCGTTTCTCGATTACGCCCAGAGTCGCTTCAGGAGAAACATCACGCGGCCCCACTCCGGTTCCGCCCGTAGTCAGAATCAGGTCATAGCCATCCACATACGCCAGATGCATAAGCAGGGCTTTCAGATCAGCGCATTCATCAGGGATCAGATAACCTTCAGCAATTGAAACCGGAAGTGCATTTTTTATCATTTCGGCAATAAGCGGCCCGGCTTCGTCTTTTCTTTCGCCTGCGGCCCCTTTATCACTCAAAGTGACGTAAGCGAGGGAGTAGCCTTCTTTTTTTATAGTCAATTGAGCTGCACTCTCCGGCAATTCACCAATGACCTCGGCAATCCAAGATTTTGCTCCCGGAACCCCGGAAGTCCAAAAACCGGAGATAACACGCAATAATTCGGCTCCACCGCTCTCGAGTACCATCCCGGCCCGCAGCCCTTTGGAACAACCGGAAAAGGAAGCACAGACACATCCCTTCGGCAGGAAACTGGAATCACCTAACACAATTATGCTTCCGGGACCTGCTCCATTTGTCGTAGAAAAATCACATTCAAACACAAAAAACTCCTTATCAAAATCAGGCCAGCAATACAGCCAGTATCCCGGTAATAAAAATTCCGTCAAAAGTTCCGGCCCCGCCGATGGAGACCACCGGTGCATCAAGCACCCTCCGGGTGGCCGGAGTAGCAAGGTGTAACAGGTCCGCACCTATCAAAGTACCGAGGCTTCCTGCAACATAAGCCGCTATAGGTGCCATTTCACCCTGAACGAATATCAAAGCCGCCAGCGCGGTAATTAATGGTGGGATAAGCACCGGAATACCAATTCCGACACCGGGAATGGGACGGGCAAGGGCGTAAGTCGCCGCACTAACCAATGCCACACAAAGAAGAATGGAAAAGTCAAAACCGGATCTGCTAAGTAAAGACAAGGACAGCAGAACCGGAATGACGCAACCGCCCAAATTCACGGCAACCACCTGATTAGTCAGGGTTGCTGCTTCGCGCTGAACATCCAGCGGAGAATAAGGGTTGAACATACGTACCTGTCTGATTCGCACATCAGGAACAAGCCTTTCAGAACGAAAGACCGGTATATTGACTCCGCTTCCGAACAAAGTGGCTATAAGGAGTAGAAACCCCTGCCCTGCAGTCAGTCCCAGCTTGGAGAAAGCTACGGTAACGAGACCAACCTGTACAAATATAAACAAAAAGAATATGAGGACAAAAAAAATGACGCCCAGAAAAACAACGGTGGGCAGTGAAAACATGGGGCCGCGCATAGTACGTAAACTCCTTGTTTGCGAATTTGAACAAATTCAGGCTATTTAATGCTATAAATGCAGACACCTCAAGAATTTATTGTTAATTTAATTACGGCTTACCAGAGAATCACTGTAAGGAAGGTATAATATGAAAGGAATTATTCTGGCCGGGGGATCCGGCACAAGGCTTTATCCCCTGACAAGAGTGGTCAGTAAACAACTTCTGCCTGTTTATGACAAACCCATGATCTACTACCCGCTTTCCATTCATATGATGTCGGGTATCCGTGATATACTGATAATTTCCACCCCCGAAGACCTGCATAGATTTGAAGACCTTCTTGGTGACGGCTCAAATCTGGGTATCAATATTTCATATAAAGTCCAACCGAAGCCGGAAGGTTTGGCACAAGCATTCATTATAGGTGAGGATTTCATCGGTGATGACAGTGTAAGCCTGATTCTCGGGGACAACATCTTTTACGGACACGACCTTCCGCACATCCTGCAAAAGACAGCCGCACTCGAAGAAGGCGGGACTGTTTTCGCATACGCAGTCAAGGACCCCAAACGATACGGTGTTGTAGAATTCGACAAGAACCAGACCGTGATCAGCATCGAAGAAAAGCCGGAAAACCCCAAGTCTAAATTTGCAGTCACAGGGCTCTACTTTTACGACAACTCAGTCATTGAAATCGCCAAGAACATCAAGCCTTCTGCCCGCGGGGAATTGGAAATCACTGACGTGAACAACGAGTACCTTAAACGCGGCAAGCTTAATGTTGAACTTCTAGGACGAGGATATGCGTGGCTGGACATGGGAACCCATCAGTCTTTACTCCGCGCCGCCTCTTATGTTGAAGCAGTTCAGGAAAGGCAAGGATTTATGCTGGCCTGTCTGGAAGAAATTGCCTTCCGTATGGGATATATTTCCCTTGAAGAGCTTAAGGCTATGGCTACCGATATGCTTAAAAATGATTACGGACAGTATCTGATGGGAATCTACAACGATGCAAAGGCGAAAAGTTAATGAAAAAAACAATCATCACGTTAATTATCACCTTGGTCCTGCTGGCTCCCAGCGCAGGATTTTGCGGAACCCCGGACATATCTGCACAATTTGATAAGCTTTCAGGAGTTGAAGCCTCCTTCAGGACTCTGGGCATGAAAATCGACAAGATAACAGGTGCAGACACTAAGCCGGACCGGGTATACGCCCTGCAGGACATGTCCGACATGTGCAAAACCAGCAAAATGCAGGTTCATAGCCTGACTTCGCTTTTCTCTGTAGTCAACCTTGTTAAACGCGAAAAGAATTTTCAAAACAGAGAAGCGGAATTGCTAAAAAAGAAATGCGGTTATGCATATAACGACTTCAGTCGACGTAAAGCATTCATCCGGGATATTCTTGCCAAAGCCAAGGACCAAAAATTAAAAGATCTGGCTCATATCTTTGACGCACAACTTGAAATAGTTCTGGAACAATTGACAGCGATAAACAACAAATTCAAATAAAAAAAGGCCCGCAAATGCGGGCCTTTTTTTATTTGAAAAGAACAAATAGCCTTTTCTAAAATTTCTTAATGATGACCTTCGTTTTTGGTTTCATTAATCCTGCGGAAGATCATGAAGAGCATCCATGCAAGATAACCAAAAATAAGAGAAACACCTACAAAGCCAGCAGTGGTGCTGTGGCCCATGTTGCTGATAAGTTCGCCGATCATTCCCAAATACCTCCAAGTATTTAACCCGATTCATTACAAAAATTTTAATTAGTCTTCGCTATATTTCTCAATAATGTCAAGCTCTAGTTTAAGTATAAATATTGACAAACTACTTCATATATATATGATAAAGCAGAGATAGAAAGAAATTAAGCTTAACGATACTAGCGCATTATACAATTGCTAATTGATGTTACTCTTTTTAATTTCACCAGGGGATGAGAATGGGGAAGGATAAAACAGAGACTACACCCGGGCTGATGGGCAAACTAAAGACCAAGCTGGATCGTATGCTTGGTCGAAATGCGGAAGAATCGCTGGACATTGAATTCAAACCGCAAAAGGATATCCCTGCCGCACGGCGTGCTTTCAGAATTGACGTGGACAATATGCATGTCATCTGTCGCACACCAAGAGTCAAATGCCGCATACTGGATATCAGCGCAGGCGGCATTGGTTTTGTCAGCAGCAAAGAATTTCCCGTCGGCACGATTGTCGAGGCAGTACTACTCTGGTCCGGAAAACCCGTTCTGAAAAATGTTAAGCTGAAAATTGCCAGAAGAACCCCGAAAGTAGTGGGCTGTGAATTTATAGAACTTGAAAGATCTCAGGACAAAGTTATCAGCAAGATAGTACTTGCCGCCCAGAAACGTTTAATTGAGAAAAAACACTCCGGCAAACATCCAGACACGACTGAAGAAGAAATGGCAAAAGAAATTGAAGCCCAAAAAAAACGCGGCATCACTCCTGCTTCCAAGAAAAAAATAAAGCTCTAACCCCGACGACAGGACGGGAAGAACGGAATAAAGTCCATGAAAACAGTTATTCTTGACAGCTACACACTGAATCCCGGCGACAACCCATGGACCGGACTGGACGAACTTTGCGAACTGGCTGTATATGACCGTACTAAACCTGAACAAATTCTCGAAAGAGCCGCTGAAGCGGACATCATTCTGACCAACAAGACCGTGCTGGACGCGGACACCATCAAGGCTTTACCCAAACTCAAATTTATTTCAGTACTTGCAACAGGATACAACGTGGTAGATCTGGATGCGGCAGCAGCCAGAAACATCCCTGTATCAAATGTCCCGGGCTACTCTCCTCCCTCTGTTGCCCAGCATGTTTTTGCCATGATTCTTAACCATGCCAACAGAGTTGCCCTGCACGATCAGGCCGTGAAAGAAGGCCAATGGGCACAGCAGGAAGATTTCTGCTTCTGGAATGCACCACTCATCGAACTGGCAGGCAAAAAAATGGGAATCGTCGGATTCGGAGCCATCGGCCAAAAAGTTGGAACCATCGCCAATTCTTTCGGTATGGAAGTTCTAGCCTATGCACCGAGACCGAAACCAGAACCTCAATACAGCCCATTCAAATTCGTATCTCTTAAAAAACTCTTCAGGGAAGCTGATGTAGTCTCACTGCACTGCCCGCTGACTGCTGAAAATGAAAAATTTATCAACAAAGAACTGCTTTCAAGCATGAAGGCAAACGCCTACCTGATCAACACCGCACGCGGCCCGCTCGTTGATGAATCAGATCTGGCAGAAGCACTTACAGAAGGGGTTATAGCCGGAGCCGCTCTTGACGTGGTCGAAAAAGAACCGATGCTCCCCGGCAACCCTCTTTCAGGAACCCCAAATCTGACCATTACTCCGCATATTGCATGGGCAACCCTTGAGGCCCGCACAAGACTGACCGAAATTACCGTGACCAATGTAAAAGCCTTCCTGCAAGGCAAAGCGGTAAATGTAGTCAACGGAATATAAGACACCATCACCAAAATCAAAAAGGGCTGACATAGATATCTATGTCAGCCCTTTTTGATTTGAACTAATTCAAATACGAAAATTTATCAGACTTCACCGGAACCATATTTCTGAACAGTTGAAATAAGGTCTGCCTTGCGAACAGGTTTAGTCAAAAAGAAATCACAGCCTACCTCATAAGCTTTATCTTCATTCTCCGGCAATGCATGCGCAGTTACGGCTACAATGGGAGTTTTTTCCCTGCTGTTCTCTTTCTCAAAACCACGAATAAGTGTGGTTGCCTCATAACCGTCAGTTACAGGCATTTCAATATCCATGAGAACCA contains the following coding sequences:
- a CDS encoding TolC family protein — its product is MKRNVPFLLVLIFMLSSVSFAYAQDQGENTLGEAKAPVSMEEATMQVPQAVTDDAVGAEMKLTLEECVKLGLKQNPSIIAARKDLLAAESDVKRQRGAFGGPVTAKYGYTHFDDTPRSGDTPAGYQDKWAFSINVSQPVFKGFELLSKYQKTKLQRASTEASLYNAELTLISNIQTSFLTLLQGRMEVKSKQDSVARLQSQLDVIQAFYQVGLRPRVDVLQAEVELANAEQDLLIAKNTVDSRAARLNTLLNLPIEKKVDYSGELTYLSFSMTLDQCIEKADKGRPDLKIARKAVEISEEDVTIAESGFYPDITADFNYSSEGGDPSVSTNKYNYRNRPDSWNVGANLNWEVFSWGQTYYDTKRAEDNVKKIKAEFDNTRLEASYEIKDQLLSLKAAADRIGVGRKSVEAGREGYRMAMARYQAQVSTNNEVLNAQSRLSDSEAQLIQALSDYQVALAKLYVAMGDMNPSLKTN
- the rfbA gene encoding glucose-1-phosphate thymidylyltransferase RfbA, which gives rise to MKGIILAGGSGTRLYPLTRVVSKQLLPVYDKPMIYYPLSIHMMSGIRDILIISTPEDLHRFEDLLGDGSNLGINISYKVQPKPEGLAQAFIIGEDFIGDDSVSLILGDNIFYGHDLPHILQKTAALEEGGTVFAYAVKDPKRYGVVEFDKNQTVISIEEKPENPKSKFAVTGLYFYDNSVIEIAKNIKPSARGELEITDVNNEYLKRGKLNVELLGRGYAWLDMGTHQSLLRAASYVEAVQERQGFMLACLEEIAFRMGYISLEELKAMATDMLKNDYGQYLMGIYNDAKAKS
- a CDS encoding MogA/MoaB family molybdenum cofactor biosynthesis protein: MFECDFSTTNGAGPGSIIVLGDSSFLPKGCVCASFSGCSKGLRAGMVLESGGAELLRVISGFWTSGVPGAKSWIAEVIGELPESAAQLTIKKEGYSLAYVTLSDKGAAGERKDEAGPLIAEMIKNALPVSIAEGYLIPDECADLKALLMHLAYVDGYDLILTTGGTGVGPRDVSPEATLGVIEKRLPGFERAITATGLEKTPHAMISRAVAGTLGESVVVNFPGSPKAVRESLEAVLPALKHTVDKLQGDKTDCAAVS
- a CDS encoding response regulator — protein: MLNAEKNAVGVKVLDGAVRPLNILLAEDCENNVLLVQLYLKKFPYSIDVAENGSEAFEMFQRNEYDVVLMDIEMPVTDGYEATTLIRGFEKENSREKTPIVAVTAHALPENEDKAYEVGCDFFLTKPVRKADLISTVQKYGSGEV
- a CDS encoding D-2-hydroxyacid dehydrogenase, giving the protein MKTVILDSYTLNPGDNPWTGLDELCELAVYDRTKPEQILERAAEADIILTNKTVLDADTIKALPKLKFISVLATGYNVVDLDAAAARNIPVSNVPGYSPPSVAQHVFAMILNHANRVALHDQAVKEGQWAQQEDFCFWNAPLIELAGKKMGIVGFGAIGQKVGTIANSFGMEVLAYAPRPKPEPQYSPFKFVSLKKLFREADVVSLHCPLTAENEKFINKELLSSMKANAYLINTARGPLVDESDLAEALTEGVIAGAALDVVEKEPMLPGNPLSGTPNLTITPHIAWATLEARTRLTEITVTNVKAFLQGKAVNVVNGI
- a CDS encoding lytic murein transglycosylase, with protein sequence MFRKLAVLFLIIFLGSSGFVYAGDSHSWDELKDRLVADGFNREYVDTVFSVSSLDYDSAMMARKMRVLLKRRFEPPAKKVAREKEFDERYVGPIMLAGGYSYLREHYTLLQEIDKEYGVAPSVLVALLLVETKLGFTLGDAPAFSNLANMAASPDPLKFFDKLGYEKLEEKDLVWLKKRTKKKADWAYRELSALLKFSSENSIVPTEIPGSPYGAFGICQFMPSTAIHYAVDGDKDGRIDLFSREDALFSMASFLKRHGWKNSLSKKKKLKVIYRYNHSMVYARTIYEVSRQLEKIRSTFGPE
- a CDS encoding DUF1614 domain-containing protein gives rise to the protein MRGPMFSLPTVVFLGVIFFVLIFFLFIFVQVGLVTVAFSKLGLTAGQGFLLLIATLFGSGVNIPVFRSERLVPDVRIRQVRMFNPYSPLDVQREAATLTNQVVAVNLGGCVIPVLLSLSLLSRSGFDFSILLCVALVSAATYALARPIPGVGIGIPVLIPPLITALAALIFVQGEMAPIAAYVAGSLGTLIGADLLHLATPATRRVLDAPVVSIGGAGTFDGIFITGILAVLLA
- a CDS encoding PilZ domain-containing protein, which codes for MGKDKTETTPGLMGKLKTKLDRMLGRNAEESLDIEFKPQKDIPAARRAFRIDVDNMHVICRTPRVKCRILDISAGGIGFVSSKEFPVGTIVEAVLLWSGKPVLKNVKLKIARRTPKVVGCEFIELERSQDKVISKIVLAAQKRLIEKKHSGKHPDTTEEEMAKEIEAQKKRGITPASKKKIKL
- a CDS encoding glycosyltransferase, producing MRIFQVINVRWFNATSWYALYLNKLLQDAGHEVLLITVPGSETEEKAIEMGLNVKTIELNSAHPHKLIKACAQVYSLIKKYKPQVVNCHRGEAFFWWGILRKMGMGYKLVRTRGDQRLPKSDFFNRYLHSKVADAVVVTNKRMADHFLNKMELAENRLWLIHGGVDSDKFCFDPEGRQQVREKYGFSEDDVVIGMLGRFDRVKGQKELIEALAKTRNNVHGKSIKLFLIGFPTATSKHEVDTWLTSNGLTDITAISGKCEDVTACISAMDIGVIASLWSETIARAALEIMACEIPLISTSVGVMPDLLPKEALVPPQDVNQLSLKLTEAINDPEFREKLLTEHKRTMSQLSGEDFLKRTMTLYQGIL